In one Chitinophaga sancti genomic region, the following are encoded:
- a CDS encoding MFS transporter, with translation MNNRIAALKPWVPNNAGLLLYLLFVFTFQFSNGVYMSLLGEIIGANQFYREDLSYAFQASMVGMCVVFPLLFRFKFRYLSQEILLVTSAVTLVLILVSVYTSSIPVLVVAGFFIGAFKMVGTFESFSSIQLIITPSRDFGIFFSVVYTVVLLSVQLSGLMAVYLADHYNWQLMYYIMSGMLGVQILLVLVFLRPIRVIRKLPLVGIDWKGMALWSMLLMTIAFVAAYGQLEDWLASEKIVYATVLIGLLAPLVYLRTVSTRRAYILPVCFKFRNVNISVVMILLLQIFLNTSNSILSPFTAAIMKLDRVNTINLNWWVAAGILLAAVFSLIWFTKINGPFRWLFALGFTSLTLYHGLLFFCFSSAAGKEILGLPYMLRGFGNLIVYVGVAKYMMKDVSFPLFPQALFIVGLARNAIGGTMAGAAIGDLEHHKVTDYLLKLAAKTDAVQTGHMPAGALYGKFYLQSLLLAGRDIFGLVTVMGMVIVVGIIFYHFQQPFVRRMPGWNYVRKMKFYQK, from the coding sequence ATGAATAATCGGATTGCGGCTTTAAAGCCCTGGGTGCCCAATAATGCAGGCTTGCTGCTTTACCTGCTCTTTGTGTTTACATTCCAGTTTTCGAATGGGGTGTATATGAGCCTGTTGGGCGAGATCATTGGTGCTAACCAGTTTTACAGGGAGGATCTGTCTTATGCTTTCCAGGCATCGATGGTGGGCATGTGCGTAGTATTTCCATTATTATTCAGGTTTAAGTTCAGGTATTTATCACAGGAGATCTTACTTGTTACGTCAGCAGTGACGCTGGTATTGATCCTGGTGAGTGTATATACCAGCTCGATCCCTGTATTAGTGGTGGCAGGTTTCTTTATTGGTGCATTTAAAATGGTGGGCACCTTTGAGTCCTTCAGTTCCATTCAGCTGATCATTACGCCCAGTCGTGATTTCGGGATCTTTTTCAGCGTGGTGTATACGGTGGTATTGTTAAGTGTACAATTATCCGGTTTGATGGCGGTATACCTGGCGGATCATTACAACTGGCAACTGATGTACTACATAATGAGCGGGATGCTGGGCGTACAAATTCTACTGGTGCTTGTTTTCCTGCGCCCGATACGGGTGATCAGGAAATTACCATTGGTAGGGATCGACTGGAAAGGGATGGCATTGTGGTCTATGCTGCTGATGACCATTGCCTTTGTAGCGGCTTATGGACAATTGGAAGACTGGCTGGCATCAGAGAAAATAGTTTATGCGACGGTGTTGATTGGATTGCTGGCGCCACTTGTTTACCTGCGAACGGTGAGCACGCGGAGAGCCTATATTTTACCCGTGTGTTTTAAGTTCCGGAACGTGAATATTTCAGTCGTGATGATCTTACTGCTGCAGATATTTCTGAATACGAGCAACAGTATTTTAAGTCCTTTTACTGCCGCTATCATGAAACTGGACAGGGTGAATACGATCAACCTGAACTGGTGGGTGGCAGCGGGGATCTTGTTAGCCGCCGTTTTTTCACTCATCTGGTTTACTAAGATTAACGGGCCATTCAGGTGGTTGTTTGCCCTGGGTTTTACAAGCCTGACCCTATATCATGGTCTGCTCTTCTTTTGTTTCAGTTCCGCGGCGGGCAAAGAGATTCTAGGGCTGCCTTATATGCTGAGGGGATTTGGGAACCTGATTGTTTATGTGGGTGTGGCTAAGTATATGATGAAGGATGTATCGTTCCCGCTTTTTCCGCAGGCGTTGTTTATTGTGGGGTTGGCCAGGAATGCGATCGGGGGCACGATGGCGGGGGCTGCGATTGGTGACCTTGAGCATCATAAGGTGACGGATTACCTGCTTAAACTGGCGGCTAAGACGGATGCCGTCCAGACCGGGCATATGCCGGCAGGGGCATTGTATGGTAAGTTTTACCTGCAATCATTGCTGCTGGCGGGCAGGGATATATTTGGTCTGGTAACAGTGATGGGAATGGTCATCGTAGTGGGTATTATTTTTTATCACTTCCAGCAACCATTTGTGCGGCGGATGCCGGGATGGAACTACGTCAGGAAAATGAAGTTCTATCAAAAGTAA
- a CDS encoding MFS transporter, which translates to MEQLIENSKPPYTVLFLAGFSQIILWGGSYFILSVLSAPIMQETGWSYQQVYGCLSLALLISGLLLPAIGKLIQHTTQNYILHYAGIVMGIGLIIVGLATSYALFVLGWIVIGIGMGMGLYDALFASLGKLFGGKARKVIVWVTLIASLAPSLSWPFTSFLLHELGWRHTCFTLAGILMVGIYPLHKYIFRPVPPKVQVSAGGSISFRTPIFYLLLANFTIGALITTGVVVHLIDILRAKKIDMSTILMIVAFLGPSQSAARTLEMLIANRSAVEMAFISTFAMLLGIGLLFFHPSLATIGIIIFGIGNGMRSVLRGTLPLSIYGPEQYPLVIGRLARMPLIAQAAAPFIGGFMIQQFGTTTYLCSLCALLLINLVLIRYIKSYELQFQKS; encoded by the coding sequence ATGGAACAGCTTATTGAAAATTCAAAACCTCCCTACACCGTCCTGTTCCTGGCAGGATTTTCACAGATCATCCTGTGGGGTGGTTCTTATTTCATCTTATCCGTATTATCCGCACCGATTATGCAGGAAACCGGCTGGTCTTATCAGCAGGTATATGGCTGCCTTTCCCTGGCCCTGCTCATCTCGGGTTTGTTACTACCAGCCATCGGGAAACTGATCCAGCACACCACGCAGAACTATATCCTTCACTACGCAGGAATTGTGATGGGTATTGGCCTTATCATCGTCGGACTGGCAACAAGCTATGCCTTGTTTGTACTGGGTTGGATTGTCATCGGCATTGGTATGGGCATGGGCTTATATGATGCGCTATTTGCCTCACTGGGCAAGCTGTTCGGCGGCAAGGCAAGGAAGGTGATTGTCTGGGTGACACTGATCGCCAGTCTCGCGCCGTCTCTTTCATGGCCTTTTACCTCTTTTTTGTTACACGAACTGGGATGGCGGCATACCTGTTTTACATTGGCGGGGATCTTAATGGTCGGCATTTATCCTTTACATAAATATATCTTCAGACCCGTGCCGCCAAAGGTGCAGGTTTCCGCTGGTGGCAGCATTTCTTTCCGTACTCCGATCTTTTACCTCTTGCTGGCCAACTTCACCATTGGCGCCCTTATTACCACTGGGGTGGTAGTTCACCTCATCGACATCCTGCGTGCAAAGAAAATCGATATGTCTACCATCCTGATGATCGTGGCATTCCTGGGGCCTAGCCAGTCTGCCGCCCGTACCCTGGAAATGCTGATTGCTAACAGGAGCGCGGTAGAGATGGCCTTCATTTCCACCTTTGCCATGCTATTGGGTATCGGCCTGCTCTTCTTCCATCCCAGTCTTGCTACCATAGGAATAATTATCTTTGGGATCGGAAACGGCATGCGGTCTGTGTTGAGAGGCACTTTACCATTATCAATTTATGGTCCTGAACAATATCCCCTGGTCATAGGCCGGCTGGCACGCATGCCACTTATCGCACAGGCGGCGGCACCTTTTATCGGCGGGTTCATGATCCAGCAATTCGGTACTACCACTTATTTATGTTCGCTCTGCGCACTCTTATTGATCAATCTTGTATTAATCCGGTATATCAAATCATATGAATTACAATTTCAGAAAAGCTAG
- a CDS encoding GNAT family N-acetyltransferase yields MNYNFRKASLHEQPAIWEILAQAIQRRKADGSKQWQDGYPNPDVVKGDIEKGHGFVLTEGDEILGYVAILINDEPAYGVIDGKWLTEGDFVVYHRVAISEKHLGKGLSKIMLNYIDEYALLHGIHSVRADTNFDNPKMMGAFEKSGYVYCGEVYFRGSARKAYEKVLTHPHASTPAGSF; encoded by the coding sequence ATGAATTACAATTTCAGAAAAGCTAGTCTGCATGAACAACCGGCCATCTGGGAGATACTGGCACAGGCCATTCAAAGAAGGAAGGCGGATGGCAGCAAGCAGTGGCAGGACGGCTATCCGAACCCGGATGTGGTAAAAGGAGACATCGAAAAAGGGCATGGATTTGTGCTTACGGAAGGCGATGAGATCCTGGGTTATGTAGCGATCCTCATCAACGACGAACCTGCATATGGCGTTATTGATGGGAAATGGCTGACGGAGGGCGATTTTGTGGTATACCACCGCGTGGCCATCTCTGAAAAGCACCTGGGGAAAGGGCTTTCGAAAATCATGCTCAATTATATTGATGAATATGCTTTACTGCATGGCATTCACAGTGTGCGGGCAGATACGAACTTTGACAATCCTAAAATGATGGGCGCTTTCGAAAAAAGCGGGTATGTATACTGCGGGGAAGTTTATTTCCGTGGCTCAGCCAGGAAGGCATATGAGAAAGTACTTACTCATCCTCATGCTTCAACTCCAGCAGGATCTTTTTAA
- a CDS encoding LysR family transcriptional regulator, translating to MILIITTGRPILYLSENVASGVNRSTANMEHRQLKYFLKAQELLSFTEAAQQLHISQSTLSQQIKQLETELNTPLFNRIGRQITLTEAGKLFTDYAKQSVKKAEDGLQMIRDLNNLHIGTVTVGVAYSLKNFFTKALIQFAAEFPHINMKVVYDSSLGLFDRLDQFELDFSLAFHEGIDVPHFNYQELFSSPMVVVAKKESKLARKKIISLDEICQLPLVIATRGYSSSHIISKTFTRYGLDPKFSIEVNDIPTVLDLVKTGKWYSIVVQTSVIDKDLVTIPIDEKSLVRNTNIISLKEAYETKAIKEFKKILLELKHEDE from the coding sequence ATGATATTGATCATTACCACCGGCAGACCGATCTTATATCTTAGCGAAAACGTAGCTTCGGGCGTAAACCGATCTACCGCAAATATGGAGCATAGACAGCTTAAATACTTTCTGAAGGCACAGGAGCTACTCAGCTTTACCGAAGCAGCACAACAGCTGCATATCAGTCAGAGTACTCTCTCACAGCAGATCAAACAACTGGAAACGGAACTAAACACGCCGCTCTTTAACCGTATTGGCAGACAGATCACACTGACCGAAGCCGGGAAATTGTTTACTGATTATGCCAAGCAGTCAGTGAAAAAGGCCGAAGATGGATTGCAGATGATCAGGGACCTGAACAACCTGCACATCGGTACCGTGACCGTAGGCGTGGCTTATAGTCTGAAGAACTTTTTTACAAAAGCCCTGATCCAGTTTGCCGCGGAGTTCCCTCATATCAATATGAAAGTGGTATACGATTCTTCCCTCGGATTGTTCGACCGCCTGGACCAGTTCGAACTGGATTTCAGCCTGGCCTTTCATGAAGGCATAGATGTACCGCATTTCAATTACCAGGAATTGTTCAGCAGCCCCATGGTGGTGGTGGCCAAGAAAGAATCCAAGCTGGCCAGGAAAAAGATCATCTCACTGGATGAGATCTGCCAGCTGCCCCTGGTCATTGCTACAAGGGGATACAGCAGCAGTCATATCATCAGTAAAACATTTACGAGATATGGATTGGATCCGAAATTCTCCATCGAGGTCAATGATATTCCTACCGTATTGGACCTCGTGAAAACAGGCAAGTGGTATAGCATCGTAGTACAAACGAGTGTAATTGACAAAGACCTGGTAACGATCCCTATCGATGAAAAATCACTGGTGCGCAATACAAATATTATCTCGCTGAAAGAAGCCTATGAAACAAAGGCGATCAAGGAATTTAAAAAGATCCTGCTGGAGTTGAAGCATGAGGATGAGTAA
- a CDS encoding dihydrofolate reductase family protein, which translates to MERKVILYIATSVDGYIAQADDDLSFLSIVEKEGEDYGYAEFIQTIDTVIIGRKTYDWILGHVPEFHHADKTTYVITRTARESIGSTHFYTGSLQELVSHLKREAGKNIFCDGGAEIVNALLQDKLIDEFVISIIPVLLGSGTKLFQDGRGEQLLELVSVKHFEKGLTQLHYKVSQ; encoded by the coding sequence ATGGAAAGAAAAGTGATCCTGTACATAGCTACCAGCGTAGACGGATATATTGCCCAAGCGGACGACGACCTGAGTTTCCTATCTATTGTAGAAAAAGAGGGAGAAGATTATGGCTATGCTGAATTTATTCAAACCATCGATACGGTCATTATTGGCAGGAAGACTTATGACTGGATCCTGGGCCATGTGCCGGAGTTTCATCATGCGGATAAAACCACGTATGTAATTACACGGACGGCAAGGGAAAGTATCGGGAGTACGCATTTTTACACCGGCTCTTTACAGGAACTGGTCAGCCACCTTAAGAGGGAAGCAGGTAAAAATATCTTTTGTGACGGGGGCGCAGAGATTGTGAATGCGTTATTACAGGACAAGCTGATTGATGAATTTGTGATTTCGATCATTCCTGTGTTGTTGGGCAGCGGCACAAAATTGTTCCAGGATGGCCGGGGGGAACAATTATTAGAGTTGGTATCGGTAAAACATTTTGAGAAAGGATTAACGCAGCTGCATTATAAAGTAAGCCAATAA
- a CDS encoding superoxide dismutase, translated as MSTYKLEPLPYGYDALEPVIDTQTMTIHYSKHHQAYVDNLNKGLEGKPYADLSLEELFRKIGELPPVIRNNGGGHYNHSFFWPQFSAPSEREVNGDLATAIIQEFGSVADFKTKFAEAAMTRFGSGWAWLIWSTAEKKLKITSTANQDNPLMELGEIVKGEPLLGLDVWEHAYYLHYQNKRVEYVANFWKIVNWDVINERFAKAKTK; from the coding sequence ATGAGTACATACAAATTGGAGCCGTTACCATACGGATATGATGCATTAGAGCCAGTGATTGACACCCAGACAATGACCATCCATTATTCCAAACACCACCAGGCCTATGTCGATAACCTGAACAAAGGACTGGAAGGCAAACCTTATGCGGACCTCTCCCTGGAAGAGCTGTTCCGCAAGATCGGGGAACTGCCGCCGGTGATCCGCAATAATGGTGGTGGCCATTATAACCATAGTTTTTTCTGGCCACAGTTCTCCGCGCCATCCGAAAGAGAAGTGAACGGCGACCTTGCTACAGCCATCATACAGGAGTTTGGATCTGTTGCAGATTTCAAGACCAAATTTGCGGAAGCGGCAATGACCCGTTTTGGTTCAGGATGGGCATGGCTGATCTGGTCAACAGCAGAAAAGAAATTAAAGATCACCTCTACTGCCAACCAGGATAATCCCCTGATGGAGCTGGGTGAAATTGTGAAAGGAGAACCTTTGCTGGGTTTGGATGTGTGGGAGCATGCTTACTATTTACACTACCAGAACAAACGTGTGGAATATGTAGCTAATTTCTGGAAGATTGTTAATTGGGATGTCATCAACGAACGTTTTGCTAAAGCAAAAACTAAATAA
- a CDS encoding helix-turn-helix transcriptional regulator, translating to MKMTLPDNERALLLLKTKGPQPLVSLAKDLNVSTEGARFQLIKLSNEGLVETHTESKGKGRPQQVWSLTQLGHARFPDTHAELTVRLIKKMQDTLGEAALLEVIEANGKDGQRKYLHQLSGVEDLEGRVSGLAKIRDEEGYMADYSKNEEGYLLVENHCPICSAAQACLGFCRAELETFKTVLGEHVSVERVEHIVKGGRRCAYKIKPQ from the coding sequence ATGAAAATGACTTTGCCCGATAATGAGAGAGCGCTGCTATTGCTGAAGACGAAAGGTCCTCAGCCCCTGGTATCCTTAGCTAAAGACTTGAATGTGAGTACTGAAGGGGCTCGTTTTCAGCTCATTAAATTGTCTAATGAGGGCCTGGTAGAAACGCACACGGAATCGAAGGGAAAAGGCAGGCCGCAGCAGGTATGGTCATTAACACAGCTGGGGCATGCAAGGTTCCCGGATACGCATGCGGAGCTGACGGTACGTCTTATTAAGAAAATGCAGGATACCCTGGGAGAAGCGGCCTTGTTAGAAGTTATTGAGGCGAATGGGAAGGATGGCCAGCGGAAATACCTTCACCAGTTGAGCGGTGTTGAAGACCTGGAAGGCAGGGTGAGCGGATTGGCAAAGATCAGGGATGAGGAAGGCTATATGGCGGATTATTCCAAAAATGAGGAGGGGTATCTATTAGTAGAGAACCACTGCCCTATTTGTTCGGCGGCACAGGCCTGCCTGGGATTTTGCAGAGCGGAGCTGGAGACTTTTAAGACGGTATTAGGGGAGCATGTGTCGGTAGAAAGAGTAGAACATATTGTAAAGGGGGGCCGGCGTTGCGCGTATAAAATAAAACCACAATAA
- a CDS encoding ribonucleoside-diphosphate reductase subunit alpha has product MMTLFETASPETAVTNEHDSNRLWWKNEESEQILNRGYLLKGETVEGAIERICSAAAQRLYKPELKDVFKEMIERGWMSLSSPIWANMGTERGLPISCFNVHIPDNIEGITHKLGEVIMQTKLGGGTSAYFGSLRERGSAVTDNGKSSGAVSFMRLFDTAMDTISQGGVRRGAFAAYMDIDHGDIEEFLSIKDIGHPIQNLFYGVCVPDYWMKDMIDGDMEKRQTWAKVLESRQQKGLPYIFFTDNVNRHKPQVYKDQNLTIHASNLCSEIMLPSTEEESFICCLSSMNLELYDEWKDTNAVKLAVFFLDAVLQEFIVKTEGNHFLEPANRFAKRHRALGLGVLGWHSYLQKNMIPFEGLRAKQLTSSIFKDIQTKAEKASKELAWIYGEPELLKGYGKRNTTLLAIAPTTSSSAILGQTSPGIEPFSSNYFKAGLSKGNFMRKNKYLKPLLAERGIDNEETWRSIMMNHGSVQHLDQLTAEEKEVFKTFKEISQLEIIQQASIRQQYVDQSQSLNLNIPSNLPVKEVNRLLIQAWELGVKTLYYQRSQSVSKELVANLVTCKSCEG; this is encoded by the coding sequence ATGATGACTTTATTTGAAACAGCCTCCCCAGAAACTGCTGTTACCAATGAACACGATAGTAACCGCCTGTGGTGGAAAAATGAAGAGAGTGAGCAGATCCTGAACAGGGGCTACTTACTGAAAGGTGAAACCGTAGAAGGTGCCATTGAAAGAATTTGTTCAGCCGCTGCACAGCGCCTGTATAAACCAGAGCTGAAAGACGTATTTAAAGAAATGATCGAAAGAGGTTGGATGAGCTTAAGCTCCCCGATCTGGGCGAATATGGGAACAGAAAGAGGCCTGCCTATTTCCTGTTTCAACGTACACATTCCTGACAATATCGAAGGTATCACCCACAAACTGGGTGAAGTGATCATGCAGACCAAACTGGGTGGCGGTACCTCCGCTTACTTCGGTTCCCTGCGTGAACGTGGTAGTGCGGTTACTGACAATGGTAAATCCAGCGGGGCAGTCAGCTTCATGCGCCTGTTCGACACGGCAATGGATACCATCAGCCAGGGTGGTGTAAGACGTGGTGCATTCGCCGCTTACATGGATATTGATCATGGCGACATCGAAGAATTCCTGTCTATCAAAGATATCGGGCATCCCATCCAGAACCTGTTCTATGGCGTTTGTGTGCCTGACTACTGGATGAAAGACATGATTGATGGTGATATGGAGAAAAGGCAGACCTGGGCAAAAGTCCTGGAAAGCCGTCAGCAAAAAGGGCTGCCATACATTTTCTTTACCGACAATGTAAACAGGCACAAACCCCAGGTCTACAAAGACCAGAACCTGACGATCCACGCCAGCAACCTGTGTTCCGAAATCATGCTGCCATCTACAGAAGAAGAATCCTTCATCTGTTGCCTGTCTTCCATGAACCTGGAACTGTACGATGAATGGAAAGATACCAACGCTGTAAAACTGGCGGTATTCTTCCTGGATGCAGTACTGCAGGAGTTCATCGTAAAGACAGAAGGTAATCACTTCCTGGAGCCTGCTAACCGTTTTGCAAAAAGACACCGTGCACTGGGTCTTGGCGTACTGGGATGGCATTCTTACCTCCAGAAGAACATGATCCCTTTCGAAGGGCTGCGTGCAAAACAACTGACATCTTCTATCTTCAAAGATATCCAGACCAAAGCCGAAAAAGCAAGTAAGGAACTGGCATGGATCTATGGCGAACCAGAATTGCTGAAAGGTTATGGCAAGAGAAATACCACCCTGCTGGCAATTGCGCCAACCACCTCTTCCAGCGCGATCCTGGGTCAGACATCTCCTGGTATCGAGCCATTCTCCAGCAACTACTTCAAGGCAGGCCTGTCAAAAGGTAACTTCATGCGTAAAAACAAATACCTGAAACCCCTGCTGGCAGAAAGAGGTATTGACAATGAAGAAACCTGGCGCAGCATCATGATGAACCACGGTAGCGTACAGCACCTGGATCAGCTGACGGCAGAAGAGAAAGAAGTATTCAAGACATTTAAGGAGATCAGTCAGCTGGAAATCATTCAGCAGGCATCCATCCGCCAGCAATATGTGGATCAGTCGCAGAGCCTGAACCTGAATATACCTTCCAATCTGCCTGTAAAAGAAGTGAACAGGTTATTGATACAAGCCTGGGAACTGGGCGTGAAAACCCTCTATTACCAACGCAGCCAGAGCGTTTCCAAGGAACTGGTAGCGAACCTGGTAACTTGTAAGAGTTGCGAAGGATAA